Proteins encoded together in one Paracoccus sp. SMMA_5_TC window:
- a CDS encoding TPM domain-containing protein → MIARARKGLRALGLRAALLVLWGGLVLLSLPGGAALAQDLPQWRSTTVNDFAGLIDDADRRHLEQALDDLARRTGVQGTVVTLPDRASYARGNETLEAFATRLFNHWGVGQADRDDGFMLLVLPQEREARIELGRGYPGDADILAQEIMRNTMLPDLRQGRYSQAIRAGTDAVIALIAEPQAQGRPIAPRRDSTLERIMPFLFGGAWLLALGAMLRKAWRRNRCPQCGHRSLQTTADPLPTPLPEGGHMVSHDQVTRRCPDCGWQETRQRLRPQTIWYGPTGQVLRREPTPGYRASRDRSGGFGGGSSRGGGASGRW, encoded by the coding sequence ATGATCGCGCGCGCCCGAAAGGGATTGCGGGCGCTCGGCCTGCGCGCGGCGCTGCTGGTGCTGTGGGGCGGTCTGGTCTTGCTGTCCCTGCCGGGCGGGGCGGCGCTTGCGCAGGACTTGCCGCAGTGGCGCAGCACGACGGTGAACGATTTCGCCGGGCTGATCGACGACGCCGACCGCCGCCATCTGGAACAGGCGCTGGACGATCTGGCCCGTCGCACCGGGGTTCAGGGCACCGTGGTCACCCTGCCCGACCGCGCCAGCTATGCCCGGGGCAACGAAACGCTCGAGGCCTTTGCCACACGGCTTTTCAATCATTGGGGCGTGGGTCAGGCCGACCGCGACGACGGCTTCATGCTGCTGGTCCTGCCGCAAGAGCGCGAGGCGCGGATCGAGCTGGGCCGGGGTTATCCCGGCGACGCCGACATCCTGGCGCAAGAGATCATGCGCAACACCATGCTGCCCGACCTGCGCCAGGGGCGCTATTCCCAGGCCATCCGCGCCGGCACCGATGCGGTGATCGCTCTGATCGCCGAACCACAGGCGCAGGGCCGCCCTATTGCCCCCCGCCGCGACAGCACGCTGGAACGCATCATGCCGTTTCTGTTCGGCGGGGCCTGGCTGCTGGCGCTGGGGGCAATGCTGCGCAAGGCATGGCGGCGCAACCGCTGTCCGCAATGCGGCCACCGCAGCTTGCAGACCACCGCCGACCCCCTGCCGACCCCCCTGCCCGAGGGGGGCCATATGGTGTCCCACGATCAGGTGACGCGCCGCTGCCCCGATTGCGGCTGGCAGGAAACGCGGCAACGCTTGCGCCCGCAGACGATCTGGTATGGCCCGACCGGCCAGGTGCTGCGCCGCGAGCCGACCCCCGGTTACCGGGCCAGCCGCGACCGCTCGGGCGGTTTTGGCGGCGGGTCCTCGCGCGGCGGCGGCGCCTCGGGCCGGTGGTAG
- the metA gene encoding homoserine O-acetyltransferase MetA, whose translation MPITLPNDLPAFDILSNEGVMVMSPGRAATQDIRPLRIGLLNLMPKKIQTENQFARLIGATPLQIDFQLIRMSDHESRNTAADHMASFYRTFREVEASGEKFDGLIITGAPVEHLPFEQVTYWQELTRVFDWTQRHVHSTFGVCWGGMAMAWHFHRLPKHMLDQKAFGCFRHQNLAPASPYLRGFSDDVLVPVSRWTEVRQAEVDARPDLRTLIASDQVGPCLIEDAGHRALYIFNHLEYDSTTLKDEYERDIAAGKPINVPVNYYPDDDPARTPTNRWRSHAHLLYGNWINEIYQTTYFDLNRIGEG comes from the coding sequence ATGCCCATTACCCTGCCCAATGACCTGCCCGCCTTTGACATCCTGTCGAACGAAGGCGTGATGGTCATGTCGCCGGGCCGGGCAGCGACCCAGGACATCCGGCCGCTGCGCATCGGCCTGTTGAACCTGATGCCGAAAAAGATCCAGACCGAAAACCAGTTTGCCCGCCTGATCGGCGCAACGCCGTTGCAGATCGACTTTCAGCTGATCCGCATGTCCGATCACGAAAGCCGCAATACGGCGGCTGATCACATGGCCAGCTTCTACCGCACCTTCCGCGAGGTCGAGGCCTCGGGCGAGAAGTTCGACGGGCTGATCATCACCGGCGCCCCTGTCGAGCACCTGCCCTTTGAACAGGTGACCTATTGGCAGGAACTGACACGGGTGTTCGACTGGACCCAGCGCCATGTCCATTCCACATTCGGCGTATGCTGGGGTGGCATGGCCATGGCCTGGCATTTTCATCGTCTGCCAAAGCACATGCTGGACCAGAAGGCTTTCGGTTGCTTTCGCCATCAGAATCTGGCGCCTGCCTCGCCCTATCTGCGGGGTTTTTCCGACGATGTCCTGGTTCCGGTCAGCCGCTGGACCGAGGTGCGCCAGGCCGAGGTGGATGCCCGACCGGACCTGCGCACGCTGATCGCCTCGGACCAGGTGGGGCCCTGCCTGATCGAGGACGCCGGCCATCGCGCGCTCTATATCTTCAACCATCTGGAATATGACAGCACAACGCTGAAGGACGAATACGAACGCGACATCGCGGCGGGCAAGCCCATCAACGTGCCTGTCAACTACTACCCCGACGACGACCCTGCACGCACGCCCACGAACCGCTGGCGCAGCCATGCCCACCTGCTTTACGGTAACTGGATCAACGAGATCTATCAGACCACCTATTTCGATCTGAACCGCATCGGCGAGGGGTGA
- a CDS encoding D-alanine--D-alanine ligase, producing the protein MAGRSSGTAPKVVVLMGGPSAEREVSLSSGRECAKALRLAGYEVVEVDAGKDLPERLAEHAPDVVFNALHGRWGEDGCVQGLMDWLGYRYTHSGVLASALAMDKTRAKQALRAAGLPVAESLIAAAEDVRRGHLMPPPYVVKPNDEGSSVGVYIVHDGANGPPQLSAQMPAQVMVEAYVAGRELTVAVLGDRALGVTEIITDGWYDYDAKYSPGGSRHVVPAEIPQEIADACCDYAVRAHKALGCRGLSRSDFRWDPDRGLAGLIMLEVNTQPGMTPTSLAPEQAAHVGMDFPALCRWIVEEALCRD; encoded by the coding sequence TTGGCGGGCAGGTCGAGCGGGACAGCCCCTAAAGTCGTGGTCCTGATGGGCGGACCCTCGGCCGAGCGCGAGGTGTCGCTGTCATCGGGTCGGGAATGCGCAAAGGCGCTGCGACTGGCGGGCTATGAAGTCGTCGAAGTTGATGCGGGCAAGGACTTGCCCGAGCGTCTGGCCGAGCACGCGCCAGACGTGGTCTTCAATGCCCTGCACGGGCGCTGGGGCGAGGATGGCTGCGTCCAGGGGCTGATGGACTGGCTGGGCTATCGCTATACCCATTCGGGGGTTCTGGCTTCGGCGCTGGCGATGGACAAGACGCGCGCCAAGCAGGCGCTGCGCGCCGCCGGGCTGCCGGTGGCCGAAAGCCTGATCGCCGCCGCCGAGGATGTGCGCCGCGGCCACCTGATGCCGCCCCCCTATGTGGTCAAGCCCAATGACGAAGGCTCTTCGGTCGGGGTCTATATCGTGCACGACGGCGCCAACGGGCCGCCGCAGCTGTCGGCGCAGATGCCGGCGCAGGTCATGGTCGAAGCCTATGTCGCCGGGCGCGAACTGACGGTCGCGGTTCTGGGCGACCGTGCCCTGGGCGTGACCGAGATCATCACCGACGGCTGGTATGATTACGACGCGAAATACAGCCCCGGCGGATCGCGCCATGTGGTGCCGGCAGAAATTCCGCAAGAAATCGCGGACGCCTGTTGCGACTATGCCGTGCGGGCGCATAAGGCTCTGGGCTGTCGCGGGTTGAGCCGCAGCGACTTTCGCTGGGATCCTGATCGCGGGCTGGCCGGGCTAATCATGCTTGAGGTGAATACCCAACCCGGCATGACCCCGACCTCGCTGGCGCCAGAACAGGCCGCGCATGTGGGCATGGATTTCCCCGCACTGTGCCGCTGGATCGTCGAGGAGGCGCTATGCAGGGATTGA
- a CDS encoding DUF2484 family protein: protein MILLASHPLIAAGCAILWGICACLLPRVSARKRSAMLWGLVLTGVPVLGWLTYLLGPVFGVLFLSLGLSLLVWPPFGGRGRRGDAH, encoded by the coding sequence ATGATCCTGTTGGCCAGTCACCCCCTGATCGCGGCGGGTTGTGCGATCCTGTGGGGTATTTGCGCCTGCCTGCTGCCACGGGTCTCTGCGCGCAAGCGTTCGGCGATGCTGTGGGGGCTTGTGCTGACAGGGGTGCCGGTTCTGGGCTGGCTGACCTATCTGCTGGGGCCGGTGTTCGGGGTGCTGTTCCTGTCGCTGGGATTGTCGCTGCTGGTCTGGCCCCCCTTTGGTGGACGGGGCCGACGCGGAGATGCGCATTAG
- a CDS encoding ATPase — MLYTTRDEWLQAPRKRILFFGMSGLGKTYLASMLRASGEWFHYSVDYRIGTRYMGELIADNFKREAMKVPFLRELLLSDSVYIASNITFENLAPLSTYLGKPGSVTRGGLPFEEYMRRQGQHRSAEIAALLDTSHFIRRARELYNLGNFVCDSGGSVCEVVDPWAERDPVLDSLERDLLLVWIKGSADHTAELVRRFDRAPKPMYYQPDFLDRAWTDYRVEKGLREDQVNPDDFIRWTYARALEHRQPRYAAMARRGVTILAEEVAEVRTPADLIQLVGRAIDRKDA; from the coding sequence ATGCTTTACACGACCCGCGACGAATGGCTGCAGGCGCCGCGCAAGCGGATCCTGTTCTTTGGCATGTCGGGTCTGGGCAAGACCTATCTGGCCTCGATGCTGCGCGCCTCGGGCGAATGGTTCCATTACTCGGTCGATTACCGCATCGGCACCCGCTACATGGGCGAGCTGATCGCCGACAATTTCAAGCGCGAGGCGATGAAGGTGCCGTTCCTGCGCGAATTGCTGCTGTCGGATTCGGTCTATATCGCCAGCAACATCACCTTCGAGAATCTGGCTCCGCTGTCCACCTATCTGGGCAAGCCCGGCAGTGTCACCCGCGGCGGCCTGCCATTCGAGGAATACATGCGCCGCCAGGGCCAGCACCGCAGCGCCGAAATCGCCGCGCTGCTGGACACCAGTCACTTCATTCGCCGTGCCCGAGAACTTTACAACCTGGGCAATTTCGTCTGCGATTCCGGTGGCTCGGTCTGCGAGGTGGTGGACCCCTGGGCGGAACGCGATCCGGTGCTGGACAGCCTGGAACGCGACCTGCTGCTGGTCTGGATCAAGGGTTCGGCCGATCATACCGCCGAACTGGTGCGACGGTTCGACCGCGCGCCCAAGCCGATGTATTACCAGCCCGATTTCCTGGATCGCGCCTGGACCGACTACCGCGTGGAAAAGGGGCTGCGCGAGGATCAGGTCAACCCGGATGATTTCATCCGCTGGACTTATGCGCGCGCCCTGGAACACCGCCAGCCGCGCTATGCCGCCATGGCGCGCCGCGGCGTAACCATTCTGGCCGAGGAAGTGGCCGAGGTCAGAACTCCGGCCGATCTGATCCAACTGGTCGGCCGGGCGATCGACAGAAAGGATGCATGA
- the murB gene encoding UDP-N-acetylmuramate dehydrogenase has product MLPTPRGVLTPNRPLADLTWLRVGGPADWFFQPADIDDLAGFLRDLHPDVDVFAMGVGSNLIVRDGGVAGVVIRLGRGFNNIEISGDLITAGAAALDAHVARKAAEAGRDLTFLRTIPGSIGGAVRMNAGCYGSYVADHLVEVRAVARDGSIHDLAAETLRLAYRHAEIPPGWVITRAIFRAPAGDPDVLARRMQDQLARRDASQPTRERSAGSTFRNPAGFSSTGRADDTHELKAWALIDAAGLRGYRLGGAQMSEKHPNFLLNAEGASAAELEALGELVRRRVRETSGHDLQWEVIRIGRP; this is encoded by the coding sequence ATGCTGCCCACACCACGCGGGGTTCTGACCCCGAACCGCCCCTTGGCCGATCTGACCTGGCTGCGCGTGGGCGGGCCCGCCGACTGGTTTTTCCAGCCTGCCGACATCGATGATCTGGCCGGCTTTCTGCGTGACCTGCACCCCGATGTGGACGTATTTGCGATGGGTGTGGGCTCGAACCTGATCGTGCGTGACGGTGGGGTGGCCGGGGTTGTGATCCGCCTGGGGCGGGGCTTCAACAACATCGAGATTTCCGGCGATCTGATTACCGCCGGCGCGGCGGCGCTGGATGCGCATGTGGCGCGCAAGGCAGCCGAAGCCGGGCGCGACCTGACCTTCCTGCGCACGATTCCGGGCAGCATCGGCGGCGCGGTGCGCATGAATGCAGGCTGCTATGGCAGCTATGTTGCCGATCATCTGGTCGAGGTGCGCGCGGTCGCCCGCGACGGCAGCATTCACGACCTGGCCGCCGAAACCTTGCGCCTGGCCTATCGCCACGCCGAAATTCCGCCCGGCTGGGTCATTACCCGCGCAATCTTCCGCGCCCCTGCCGGTGATCCCGATGTGCTGGCGCGGCGGATGCAGGATCAGCTGGCGCGGCGCGACGCCAGCCAGCCGACCCGCGAACGCAGCGCCGGATCGACCTTTCGCAATCCGGCGGGGTTTTCATCGACCGGACGGGCGGACGATACGCATGAGCTGAAGGCCTGGGCGCTGATCGACGCGGCAGGATTGCGCGGCTATCGGCTGGGCGGCGCACAGATGTCGGAAAAACACCCGAACTTCCTTTTGAACGCCGAAGGCGCCAGCGCGGCCGAGCTTGAGGCCCTGGGCGAGCTTGTGCGCAGGCGCGTGCGCGAGACCAGCGGCCACGACCTGCAATGGGAGGTCATCCGCATCGGTCGGCCGTAA
- the murC gene encoding UDP-N-acetylmuramate--L-alanine ligase: MNAATKLPGELGPIHFIGIGGIGMSGIAEVLMTLGYQVQGSDVRRSKITDRLEKLGATIFEGQSAGNIGEAGVVVISTAIKKGNPELEEARRRGLPIVRRAEMLAELMRLRSNVAIAGTHGKTTTTTMVATLLDAGGFDPTVINGGVIHAYGSNARAGAGEWMVVEADESDGSFNRLPATIAIVTNIDPEHMEHWGSFDALRKGFYDFVSNIPFYGLAVCCTDHPEVQALVGKLTDRRVRTFGFNAQADVRATNLRYEKGIAHFDIALQGEAELNDGEVPVIQDCTLPMPGDHNVSNALAAVAVARHLGMKRAQIREALARFGGVGRRFTRVGEVNGVTIIDDYGHHPVEIAAVLKAARQATTGRVIAVHQPHRYTRLSNLFDDFCTCFNEADVVAIAEVYSAGEEPIPGASRDDLVAGLIAHGHRHARAVMDEADLARLVREQARPGDMVVCLGAGTISAWANNLPEQLTEKAA; the protein is encoded by the coding sequence ATGAACGCAGCAACCAAACTTCCCGGCGAACTGGGGCCCATCCATTTCATCGGCATCGGCGGTATCGGCATGTCCGGGATTGCCGAGGTGCTGATGACGCTGGGCTATCAGGTGCAGGGGTCGGACGTCAGGCGCTCCAAGATCACCGACCGGCTGGAAAAGCTGGGCGCCACCATCTTCGAGGGTCAGTCCGCCGGCAATATCGGCGAAGCCGGCGTGGTGGTGATCTCGACCGCGATCAAGAAGGGCAACCCCGAACTTGAAGAGGCGCGCCGCCGCGGCCTGCCGATCGTGCGCCGGGCCGAGATGCTGGCCGAACTGATGCGCCTGCGCTCGAACGTCGCCATCGCCGGAACCCATGGCAAGACCACGACCACCACCATGGTGGCCACGCTGCTGGATGCGGGCGGCTTTGATCCGACGGTGATCAACGGCGGGGTGATCCACGCCTATGGCAGCAATGCGCGTGCCGGGGCGGGCGAGTGGATGGTGGTCGAGGCCGACGAAAGCGACGGCAGCTTCAACCGTCTGCCGGCGACCATCGCCATCGTCACCAATATCGACCCCGAACATATGGAGCACTGGGGCAGCTTCGACGCGCTGCGCAAGGGGTTCTACGATTTCGTCTCGAACATCCCGTTCTATGGGCTGGCGGTCTGCTGCACCGATCACCCCGAGGTGCAGGCGCTGGTGGGCAAGCTGACCGATCGCCGCGTGCGCACCTTTGGCTTCAACGCCCAGGCCGATGTGCGGGCGACGAACTTGCGCTATGAAAAGGGCATCGCGCATTTCGACATCGCCCTGCAGGGCGAGGCCGAGCTGAACGACGGCGAGGTGCCGGTGATCCAGGACTGCACCCTGCCGATGCCCGGCGATCACAATGTCAGCAATGCGCTGGCGGCGGTGGCCGTGGCGCGCCACCTGGGCATGAAGCGCGCGCAGATCCGCGAGGCACTTGCCCGCTTTGGCGGTGTCGGTCGGCGCTTTACCCGCGTGGGCGAGGTGAACGGCGTGACCATCATCGACGATTACGGCCACCACCCGGTCGAGATCGCCGCGGTGCTGAAGGCGGCGCGTCAGGCCACGACCGGCCGCGTCATCGCCGTGCACCAGCCCCACCGCTATACCCGGCTGTCGAACCTGTTCGACGATTTCTGCACCTGTTTCAACGAGGCCGATGTCGTCGCCATTGCCGAGGTCTATTCGGCCGGCGAAGAGCCGATCCCGGGCGCCTCGCGCGACGATCTGGTAGCCGGGCTGATCGCCCATGGTCACCGCCACGCCCGCGCGGTGATGGACGAGGCCGACCTGGCGCGGCTGGTGCGCGAGCAGGCGCGGCCCGGCGACATGGTGGTCTGCCTGGGGGCCGGGACGATTTCGGCCTGGGCCAACAACCTGCCCGAGCAGCTGACCGAGAAAGCGGCATGA
- a CDS encoding TerC family protein, whose translation MEPFYLTLFLGTPVWLWLLFLALVGALLAFDLGVLNRKDHEIGVAESLKLSAMYIGLGLLFGGFVWYQLGAAPAAEYLTAFVVEKTLAMDNVFVIALIFTTLSIPRAYQHRVLFWGILGVIVLRGIMIGVGATLVAQYGWILYIFAGFLILTGIKMLFIGEKEHDMADNPVLKFLRRRLPLTQDLHGHAFWVRQPDPATGRLRRYATPLLLALVMIEIVDVIFAVDSVPAVFAITTDPYIVYTSNIFAILGLRALFFALAAIIHRFQYLKQALAVLLVFIGSKVFIADLLGMAKFPPSLSLGITFAILGTGVAYSLWRTRRDGSHQVARD comes from the coding sequence ATGGAACCTTTCTATCTGACCTTGTTTCTGGGCACGCCCGTGTGGTTGTGGCTGCTGTTTCTGGCGCTGGTGGGCGCGCTGCTGGCCTTTGACCTGGGAGTGCTGAACCGCAAGGATCACGAAATCGGCGTGGCCGAAAGCCTCAAGCTTTCGGCCATGTATATTGGTCTGGGGCTGCTGTTCGGCGGCTTTGTCTGGTATCAGCTGGGCGCAGCCCCGGCGGCGGAATACCTGACCGCCTTTGTCGTCGAAAAGACGCTGGCGATGGACAACGTCTTTGTCATCGCGCTGATCTTCACCACCCTGTCGATCCCGCGTGCCTATCAGCACCGGGTGCTGTTCTGGGGCATCCTGGGCGTGATCGTGCTGCGCGGCATCATGATCGGCGTCGGCGCAACGCTGGTCGCGCAATACGGCTGGATCCTGTATATCTTTGCCGGCTTCCTGATCCTGACCGGCATCAAGATGCTGTTCATCGGCGAAAAAGAGCATGACATGGCCGACAACCCGGTGCTGAAGTTCCTGCGTCGCCGTCTGCCGCTGACGCAGGATCTGCACGGCCATGCCTTCTGGGTGCGTCAGCCCGATCCTGCGACGGGGCGGCTGCGTCGCTATGCCACGCCGCTGCTGCTGGCGCTGGTGATGATCGAGATCGTTGACGTGATCTTTGCCGTGGACTCGGTGCCGGCGGTCTTTGCCATCACCACCGACCCCTATATCGTCTATACCTCGAACATCTTCGCCATTTTGGGGCTGCGGGCGCTGTTCTTTGCTCTGGCGGCGATCATCCACCGCTTCCAGTATCTGAAGCAGGCGCTGGCGGTGCTGCTGGTGTTCATCGGGTCCAAGGTATTCATCGCCGATCTGCTTGGCATGGCCAAGTTTCCGCCCTCGCTGTCGCTGGGGATCACCTTTGCCATCCTGGGGACGGGCGTCGCCTATTCGCTGTGGCGCACCCGCCGCGACGGCAGCCATCAGGTTGCCCGCGACTGA
- the murG gene encoding undecaprenyldiphospho-muramoylpentapeptide beta-N-acetylglucosaminyltransferase, which produces MTDARPLCLIAAGGTGGHMFPAQSLAEVLLSRGWRVKLSTDDRGARYAGNFPAEIPREVVSSATTARGGALARLAVPLRIGAGIWAARAALRSDRPAVVVGFGGYPTIPAMSAALMLGIPRMIHEQNGVMGRVNMAFARRVTHVACGTWPTSLPEGVTGIHTGNPVRQAVLDRAAAPYQPPSAEGPLNLLVIGGSQGARVLSDQVPAAIAGLPQDLRARLQVSHQARAEDAARVTAAYNDAGIAASVQPFFDDVPARLAQAQLVISRAGASSIADITVIGRPAILIPFAAATGDHQTANARAMAESGAAVLLPESVLDAESLRRDMRDILSDPARASRMAAAALTLGRPDAATRLADLVTELTR; this is translated from the coding sequence ATGACGGACGCCCGCCCCCTGTGCCTGATCGCGGCCGGTGGCACCGGCGGGCACATGTTCCCCGCCCAGTCCCTGGCCGAGGTGCTGCTGTCGCGCGGCTGGCGGGTCAAGCTGTCGACCGATGACCGCGGAGCGCGCTACGCCGGCAATTTCCCCGCCGAAATCCCGCGCGAGGTGGTCAGTTCGGCCACAACCGCGCGCGGCGGCGCGCTGGCGCGGCTGGCGGTTCCCCTGCGCATCGGCGCCGGCATCTGGGCAGCGCGCGCGGCGCTGCGCAGCGACCGTCCCGCGGTGGTCGTGGGCTTTGGCGGCTATCCGACCATCCCGGCGATGTCTGCGGCGCTGATGCTGGGCATTCCGCGGATGATCCACGAACAGAACGGGGTGATGGGGCGGGTCAACATGGCCTTTGCCCGCCGTGTGACACATGTCGCCTGTGGAACCTGGCCCACCAGCCTGCCCGAGGGGGTCACAGGGATTCATACGGGCAATCCCGTCCGACAGGCGGTGCTGGATCGCGCCGCCGCGCCCTATCAGCCACCATCTGCCGAGGGGCCGCTGAACCTTCTGGTCATCGGCGGCAGTCAGGGCGCGCGGGTGCTTTCCGATCAGGTGCCGGCGGCAATCGCCGGCCTGCCACAGGATCTGCGTGCGCGCCTGCAAGTCAGCCATCAGGCCCGGGCCGAGGACGCGGCGCGGGTCACGGCCGCCTACAACGATGCCGGCATCGCGGCCAGCGTGCAGCCGTTTTTCGACGACGTGCCCGCCCGGCTGGCGCAGGCACAGCTGGTCATCAGCCGCGCCGGCGCCTCGTCCATCGCCGACATCACCGTGATCGGGCGGCCGGCAATCCTGATTCCCTTTGCCGCCGCCACCGGCGATCACCAGACCGCGAATGCCCGCGCGATGGCGGAATCGGGCGCGGCGGTGCTGTTGCCCGAATCCGTGCTTGACGCCGAAAGCCTCAGGCGCGACATGCGGGACATTCTTTCCGACCCAGCCCGGGCCAGCCGCATGGCGGCCGCGGCGCTGACGCTGGGCCGCCCCGATGCGGCCACGCGCCTTGCAGATCTAGTGACGGAACTGACCCGATGA
- a CDS encoding peptidoglycan glycosyltransferase FtsW, producing MTEMVFGTTPVRAGDPILPRWWRTVDRWSLACVLGLFAVGLLLGLAASVPLAEKNNLPQFYYVTRQAVFGAVALLIMLIVSTFSPRQVRRLGVACFLVALVVLMALPFVGTDFGKGAVRWLRLPGGVSIQPSEFLKPCFIAACAWCFAANQEVGGPPGRLISFFIAALVVVLLALQPDFGQASLVLFSWCVMYFIAGAPLYLLGGVMGLAMLGGFFAYGASEHFARRINGFLAAEVDPRTQLGYATNAIQEGGFFGVGVGEGSVKWSLPDAHTDFIIAVAAEEYGLILVLIIIALYATIVIRSLLRLQDERDPFARIAGTGLACAVGVQALINMGVAVRLLPAKGMTLPFVSYGGSSVIASGIAVGMLLALTRSRPQGRIGDVLGRGRG from the coding sequence ATGACCGAGATGGTCTTTGGCACCACGCCCGTGCGGGCAGGTGATCCGATTCTTCCCCGATGGTGGCGAACGGTCGACCGATGGTCGCTGGCCTGTGTGCTGGGGCTGTTTGCCGTCGGGCTTCTGCTGGGGCTTGCGGCATCGGTGCCGCTGGCGGAAAAGAACAATCTGCCGCAGTTCTATTATGTCACCCGTCAGGCGGTTTTCGGCGCCGTGGCGCTGCTGATCATGCTGATCGTGTCGACATTCTCGCCGCGACAGGTGCGGCGGCTGGGCGTCGCCTGCTTTCTGGTCGCGCTGGTGGTGCTGATGGCGCTGCCCTTTGTCGGCACCGATTTCGGCAAGGGGGCGGTGCGCTGGCTGCGGCTGCCGGGCGGGGTTTCGATCCAGCCATCCGAGTTTCTCAAGCCCTGTTTCATCGCCGCCTGCGCATGGTGCTTTGCCGCCAATCAGGAGGTGGGCGGCCCGCCCGGCAGGCTGATTTCCTTTTTCATCGCCGCCCTGGTGGTGGTATTGCTGGCGCTTCAGCCCGATTTCGGGCAGGCATCGCTGGTGTTGTTTTCCTGGTGCGTGATGTATTTCATCGCCGGTGCGCCGCTGTATCTGCTGGGGGGCGTGATGGGGCTGGCGATGCTGGGCGGGTTCTTCGCCTATGGCGCCTCGGAACATTTCGCGCGCCGCATCAACGGCTTTCTGGCCGCCGAGGTCGATCCGCGCACCCAGCTGGGCTATGCCACCAATGCCATCCAGGAAGGCGGCTTCTTCGGCGTCGGCGTGGGCGAGGGATCGGTCAAATGGTCGCTGCCCGACGCCCATACCGATTTCATCATCGCCGTCGCGGCCGAGGAATACGGCCTGATCCTGGTGCTGATCATCATTGCTCTTTACGCCACCATCGTCATCCGCTCGCTGCTGCGCTTGCAGGACGAACGCGATCCCTTTGCCCGCATCGCCGGCACCGGCCTGGCCTGCGCGGTCGGCGTGCAGGCGCTGATCAACATGGGCGTGGCGGTGCGGCTGCTGCCGGCCAAGGGGATGACGCTGCCCTTTGTCAGCTATGGCGGCTCGTCGGTGATCGCCTCGGGGATCGCGGTGGGGATGCTGCTGGCGTTGACGCGCTCGCGGCCGCAGGGCCGCATCGGCGACGTGCTGGGGCGCGGCCGGGGATGA
- the ppk2 gene encoding polyphosphate kinase 2 codes for MARNGKSGGKSKDKADERKKPGAAPAAAGSIAAALPDLPYVGAISAYLERDAPADLRKMLQDADKDAILDPGYPYREQMKSRDYDAAMQGLQVQLVRLMRDVIHTGKRVVVLFEGRDAAGKGGTIERVRENLNPRSAYIVALPKPDEREAGQWYFQRYVDWLPAQGEIALFDRSWYNRGVVERVFGFSSATQRETFFRQLPLFEDMLVDDGIVLVKLWLNVGRAEQLRRFLDRERDPLKQWKLSPIDVDGLAKWDDYTQAIRDTLTRSHTGIAPWTVIRADDKRRARIAAIQTILRAVDFAGRDDAIIGQPDPLIAGGPEILPG; via the coding sequence ATGGCCCGTAACGGCAAGTCAGGCGGCAAGTCCAAAGACAAGGCCGATGAAAGGAAAAAGCCCGGCGCGGCGCCGGCCGCGGCGGGTTCGATTGCCGCAGCCCTGCCCGATCTGCCCTATGTCGGGGCGATCTCGGCCTATCTGGAAAGGGACGCGCCCGCCGATCTGCGCAAGATGCTGCAGGATGCTGACAAGGACGCGATTCTGGACCCCGGATATCCTTATCGCGAACAGATGAAATCGCGCGATTACGACGCCGCGATGCAGGGCCTGCAGGTGCAGCTGGTGCGGCTGATGCGCGACGTCATCCATACCGGCAAGCGGGTGGTGGTGCTGTTTGAAGGCCGCGATGCCGCAGGCAAGGGTGGCACCATCGAACGCGTGCGCGAAAACCTCAACCCGCGTTCGGCCTATATCGTCGCCTTGCCCAAACCCGATGAGCGCGAGGCAGGGCAATGGTATTTCCAGCGCTATGTCGACTGGCTGCCGGCGCAGGGCGAGATCGCGCTTTTCGACCGCAGCTGGTACAACCGCGGCGTGGTCGAACGCGTGTTCGGCTTTTCCTCGGCCACCCAGCGCGAGACCTTCTTTCGCCAGCTGCCCCTGTTCGAGGACATGCTGGTCGATGACGGCATCGTCCTGGTCAAGCTGTGGCTGAATGTCGGTCGCGCCGAACAGCTACGCCGCTTCCTGGACCGCGAACGCGACCCGCTGAAGCAATGGAAGCTCAGCCCCATCGACGTGGACGGTCTGGCGAAATGGGACGACTATACCCAGGCGATCCGCGACACGCTGACCCGCAGCCACACCGGCATCGCCCCCTGGACGGTCATCCGCGCCGATGACAAGCGCCGCGCGCGCATCGCGGCGATCCAGACCATCCTGCGCGCCGTGGATTTCGCCGGTCGCGACGATGCGATCATCGGCCAGCCCGATCCGCTGATCGCCGGCGGGCCGGAAATCCTGCCGGGATGA